A genome region from Triticum aestivum cultivar Chinese Spring chromosome 2B, IWGSC CS RefSeq v2.1, whole genome shotgun sequence includes the following:
- the LOC123043720 gene encoding ABC transporter G family member 1, which produces MAASPLPRWAPTPSPTKPLRSTTSSTAMVSWRGWSAWPSSPIFFPRCLSDSDPSKASPPASGVVDNVEAGTTEVFLTWKDLSVTAMNGRKGRAVILDKLSGYARPGEVLALMGPSGCGKTTLLDTLAGRLGPNMKESGDIMINGCRQKIASRTSAYVTQEDVLMVTLTVAEAVHYSAELQLPDSLTPAEKRSWADDVIKQMGLAAVAGTRIGGRVSKGISGGQRKRVSICIELLASPALIFLDEPTSGLDSAASYHVMSRIAGIAKRNGTTVVAAIHQPSTEVFELFHGLCLLANGKTVYFGPASKAMEFFDANGFPCPLRMNPSDHFLRMINIDFEDFEEESTVNVPHAAKVIQTLVGSSGSVAILDTEIEARQTNQGEYVVQQRQATFLTKSVVLTKRSMINMHRDIGYYWLRFGIYIALFLTIGTIFFNVGHNYSSIQARASMLMYTSTFMTMMAIGAFPSFVEDMKVFEKERRSGHYGVTEFVIANTLSSTVYLGLICVLPAIIAYYLTGLQRGIGHFFFFVVTLWACTMLVEGLMMIVAAIVPDFLLGIITGSGVQGLLMLNAGFFRLPNDLPKPIWKYPTYYISYHKYTTQGLYKNEFLGLVFPNLAGVDGVITGQYILKNNFQVELGYSKWVDLAILLGMVIIYRVIFLVIIKASDVAKPMIKSFLVKV; this is translated from the exons ATGGCAGCGTCACCACTGCCGAGATGGGCTCCGACGCCGAGCCCTACCAAGCCACTCCGGTCGACGACGTCGAGCACCGCCATGGTTTCATGGCGTGGCTGGTCGGCGTGGCCGTCAAGCCCCATCTTCTTCCCACGTTGTCTCTCTGACTCCGACCCATCGAAGGCTTCGCCGCCGGCCAGTGGGGTGGTGGACAATGTAGAGGCCGGTACTACGGAGGTATTTCTGACGTGGAAAGACCTCTCAGTGACGGCCATGAACGGGAGAAAGGGCCGTGCTGTGATCCTTGATAAGCTTAGCGGGTACGCGCGCCCTGGAGAAGTGCTGGCTCTCATGGGTCCTTCGGGCTGTGGCAAAACTACTCTACTTGATACCTTAGCTG GACGACTTGGACCCAATATGAAAGAGAGTGGAGACATCATGATAAACGGTTGCCGGCAGAAGATTGCATCCAGAACCTCC GCATATGTGACCCAAGAAGACGTGCTGATGGTGACGTTGACGGTGGCGGAGGCGGTCCACTACTCGGCGGAGCTTCAGCTGCCGGACTCCTTGACGCCGGCTGAGAAGCGCTCGTGGGCCGACGACGTTATCAAGCAGATGGGGCTTGCTGCCGTGGCCGGAACCCGGATCGGTGGGCGCGTTTCCAAGGGCATCAGCGGTGGCCAGCGGAAGCGAGTGAGCATCTGCATTGAGCTGCTGGCGTCGCCGGCGCTCATCTTCCTCGACGAGCCGACCAGTGGGCTTGACAGCGCCGCGTCGTACCACGTCATGAGCCGCATCGCCGGGATCGCCAAAAGGAACGGGACCACGGTCGTCGCAGCCATCCACCAGCCAAGCACAGAGGTGTTCGAGCTCTTCCATGGCCTCTGCCTGCTGGCCAACGGGAAGACGGTTTATTTCGGGCCAGCTTCCAAAGCAATGGAG TTCTTCGATGCTAATGGCTTCCCATGCCCATTGAGGATGAATCCTTCGGATCACTTCTTAAGGATGATAAACATAGACTTTGAG gattttgaagaagaatcTACTGTTAATGTGCCGCATGCTGCGAAAGTAATCCAGACTTTGGTTGGTTCTTCTGGGTCTGTTGCTATCTTAGACACTGAAATAGAAGCAAGGCAAACAAATCAG GGAGAATATGTAGTTCAACAAAGGCAAGCTACATTCTTGACCAAATCAGTTGTCCTAACCAAAAGATCAATGATAAACATGCATAGAGACATAGGCTATTATTGGTTGCGCTTTGGTATCTACATCGCCCTTTTTCTAACCATTGGGACAATTTTCTTCAATGTTGGTCACAATTATTCATCAATCCAA GCACGAGCGTCCATGCTTATGTACACATCCACCTTCATGACAATGATGGCAATCGGAGCTTTTCCATCATTTGTCGAGGATATGAAG GTATTTGAGAAAGAAAGGCGGAGTGGACACTACGGGGTCACCGAATTTGTCATAGCCAACACACTTTCATCAACTGTATACTTGGGACTCATCTGTGTACTACCTGCTATAATTGCTTATTACCTAACTGGGCTTCAAAGAGGAATAGGAcacttcttcttctttgttgtaaCACTATGGGCTTGCACAATGTTGGTTGAAGGTTTGATGATGATTGTCGCAGCCATTGTACCTGATTTTCTCCTGGGCATAATCACAGGATCTGGAGTACAAGGGTTACTAATGCTAAACGCCGGTTTCTTCAGGCTTCCAAATGACCTCCCAAAACCAATATGGAAGTACCCAACTTACTACATATCCTACCACAAATATACAACTCAAGGACTATACAAAAATGAATTCTTGGGCTTGGTGTTCCCAAATTTAGCTGGTGTCGATGGAGTCATCACTGGTCAATATATCCTGAAGAACAACTTTCAAGTGGAGTTAGGCTACTCGAAGTGGGTTGATCTTGCGATATTACTTGGAATGGTCATTATCTATAGGGTGATTTTCCTAGTTATTATAAAGGCTTCCGATGTGGCAAAACCCATGATAAAATCCTTCCTAGTAAAAGTGTAA